One region of Natronorubrum aibiense genomic DNA includes:
- a CDS encoding metallophosphoesterase, whose protein sequence is MHIGVVSDTHDNVAAIERATEIFDEEGVEIVIHCGDFVAPLMIDYFSEFELHGVLGNNDGDAATLQSAFDALGGESELHGRFSSLEFDGLSFAVLHGESTDEVEAIAAGETFDFVCYGHHHERELSEQGRTTVLNPGAHVLAKSEADRTVAIVDTRTEAVRFRSVEP, encoded by the coding sequence ATGCACATCGGAGTCGTTTCGGACACCCACGACAACGTCGCGGCGATCGAGCGCGCAACCGAGATTTTCGACGAAGAGGGCGTCGAAATCGTCATCCACTGTGGCGACTTCGTCGCGCCGTTGATGATCGACTACTTCAGCGAGTTCGAACTCCACGGCGTGCTCGGGAACAACGACGGCGACGCCGCGACGCTCCAGTCGGCGTTCGACGCGCTGGGCGGTGAAAGCGAACTACATGGCCGATTCTCGAGCCTCGAGTTCGACGGGCTCTCGTTTGCCGTCCTCCACGGCGAGAGTACGGACGAGGTCGAAGCGATCGCGGCCGGCGAGACGTTCGATTTCGTCTGCTATGGCCACCACCACGAGCGGGAGCTGTCCGAACAGGGGCGCACGACGGTTCTCAATCCCGGCGCACACGTGCTGGCGAAGTCCGAGGCCGACCGAACGGTCGCGATCGTGGATACGCGTACGGAGGCGGTGCGATTCCGCTCGGTCGAGCCGTAA